From Humisphaera borealis, the proteins below share one genomic window:
- a CDS encoding metallophosphoesterase: MAAFWFIIAFMFAGNVGWWLWADRRLRPLPVAPLWRSLLGLFIGLQLAYLVFFFIAPSTARRAHYYVPQDALGVFYLWCLIVLPTTVLLTLLVNGGRWGFRILGGGGKHAGPRLPSGGPPREPKEGHGQEYLPMPPEAQQSAPSLSRRQLLAAATVAIPPLLVGTGVVYGRHSIYDLRVRRVDLAVPQLPYDLNGLTIAHLSDIHVGKFVDERYLRHVREMTNALHADLHLMTGDLIDLAISDLPGALDFVTSLDPKHGLLMCEGNHDLIEDGPAFYSGTRRRGVPLLLDGGKAVRLPGRSSAVRILGLRWGGTGAGSPADEGFSRTVEQLTASKQPEEFPILLAHHPHAFDAAAAAGIPLTLAGHTHGGLLMLSERVGPAALMYRYFSGLYRKSDSHLFVSNGVGSWYPVRVNAQPEIVHFTLRSV; this comes from the coding sequence ATGGCCGCTTTCTGGTTCATCATCGCATTCATGTTCGCTGGCAACGTCGGCTGGTGGCTCTGGGCCGATCGGCGGCTTCGACCGTTGCCAGTCGCACCGCTCTGGCGATCCCTGCTGGGTTTGTTCATCGGGCTTCAGCTGGCGTACTTGGTGTTCTTCTTCATCGCGCCTTCGACGGCCCGGCGTGCTCACTACTACGTGCCACAGGATGCGCTGGGCGTCTTCTACCTCTGGTGCCTGATCGTTTTGCCGACGACGGTTCTTCTGACGTTGTTGGTCAACGGTGGACGCTGGGGATTTCGGATTCTGGGTGGCGGGGGCAAACACGCTGGCCCGCGTCTTCCGTCAGGCGGACCGCCCAGAGAACCGAAAGAAGGCCACGGGCAAGAGTACTTGCCCATGCCACCCGAAGCGCAGCAGTCCGCGCCGTCCCTGTCCCGCAGGCAATTGCTCGCAGCGGCGACGGTTGCGATTCCGCCGCTACTGGTGGGGACCGGCGTCGTCTACGGGCGGCATTCGATCTACGACCTCCGCGTCCGCCGGGTGGATCTGGCCGTTCCACAGCTTCCGTACGACCTGAACGGGCTCACGATCGCCCACCTGAGCGACATCCATGTCGGCAAGTTTGTCGACGAACGCTATCTCCGTCACGTCCGGGAGATGACCAACGCGCTTCACGCCGACCTGCACCTGATGACCGGCGATCTGATCGACCTGGCGATTTCCGATCTGCCGGGCGCACTCGACTTCGTCACTTCGCTCGATCCGAAGCATGGCCTGCTGATGTGCGAGGGTAATCACGACCTGATTGAAGACGGCCCGGCTTTCTACTCCGGCACGCGGCGACGTGGGGTGCCGTTGCTACTGGATGGCGGGAAGGCGGTGCGTCTTCCGGGGCGTTCCTCTGCGGTGCGGATTCTGGGCCTGCGGTGGGGCGGGACGGGCGCCGGATCGCCGGCCGATGAAGGCTTCAGCCGAACCGTCGAACAGTTGACGGCGAGCAAGCAGCCGGAAGAGTTCCCGATTCTGTTGGCCCATCACCCGCATGCATTCGATGCCGCCGCGGCGGCCGGCATCCCGCTGACCCTCGCCGGGCATACCCACGGCGGACTGCTGATGCTTTCCGAGCGCGTAGGCCCCGCCGCGCTGATGTACCGGTACTTTTCGGGACTGTACCGAAAGAGCGATTCCCACCTTTTTGTCTCCAATGGCGTTGGTTCCTGGTATCCGGTTCGGGTAAATGCACAACCGGAGATTGTCCATTTCACATTGCGATCCGTGTAA
- a CDS encoding GspE/PulE/PilB domain-containing protein, which produces MAGIPIGRLLVEQGVLTREQVKHILDVQRSSHRPFGDLAERLYGVDPRAVEDAWVQQYVSRTGAVNLDELDFDPSVLSVINARQAWQFHLMPIKRDEDSIHVATTAPNLIRCVNFATRRFNEPAHFVIASDRQVRQYMMRHYPVPQYVADYAAQMA; this is translated from the coding sequence TTGGCAGGGATTCCAATCGGTCGATTATTGGTCGAACAAGGTGTGCTCACCCGTGAGCAGGTCAAGCACATTCTCGATGTGCAACGTTCTTCGCATCGCCCCTTCGGCGATCTGGCGGAACGGCTGTACGGCGTTGATCCACGCGCGGTCGAAGACGCGTGGGTGCAGCAGTACGTCAGCCGCACCGGTGCGGTCAACCTGGATGAACTGGACTTCGATCCGTCGGTGCTGTCGGTGATCAATGCCCGCCAGGCGTGGCAGTTTCACCTGATGCCGATCAAGCGCGACGAGGATTCCATTCATGTCGCGACAACGGCACCCAATCTCATTCGCTGTGTAAACTTCGCCACCCGGCGATTCAACGAACCGGCACACTTCGTGATCGCCAGCGACAGGCAGGTCCGCCAGTACATGATGCGGCACTATCCCGTCCCGCAGTATGTCGCCGACTATGCGGCACAGATGGCGTAA
- a CDS encoding metallophosphoesterase — MIYFALLIFWVVVTVLFWRQADRRARRFGGAVGAVARLFFLLFFLPLVAYMAIPLTRPLLVDEPFVGPTVWLTFAYIWFPFLLQLLLAAVATKWLWCRAKSVVARRSKRAAETQPSGDVAPLEDTLSRRGAMALAASFAGPLAAIACTGAAVRQYGRFGVRRVELSLASLPADLDGVTIAHVTDVHAGQFFDTDAAARLADMVNGLNADLVAFTGDLLDRGLLSRLPIGMRFLERLDRRHGFAFIEGNHDVHEDALAFEKAMLDAGVPLLMDQERTYAIPGRSTAVQFLGVSWGPLKYDDDDDTSIDPPNPRKPGRAWSDAWAASSTAAVAAMRRPGAFPILLAHHPHTIAPASALNLPLTLAGHTHGGQLMLTDNIGAGPVRFKYWTGEHLVGNSKLMICNGVGSWFPLRFNAPAEVLHLTLRRGDGVQGR; from the coding sequence ATGATCTACTTCGCGCTACTGATCTTCTGGGTGGTCGTTACTGTGCTGTTCTGGCGTCAGGCGGACCGGCGCGCCCGCCGGTTTGGTGGCGCGGTGGGGGCAGTGGCCCGACTGTTTTTTCTCCTGTTCTTCCTTCCGCTGGTCGCCTACATGGCGATTCCACTGACCCGGCCGCTGCTGGTGGATGAGCCGTTCGTGGGGCCGACGGTCTGGCTCACGTTCGCGTACATCTGGTTCCCGTTCCTGCTCCAGTTGCTGCTCGCGGCGGTTGCGACGAAATGGCTCTGGTGCCGGGCAAAGAGTGTCGTCGCTCGGCGGTCGAAGCGTGCGGCTGAGACTCAGCCGTCAGGTGATGTTGCACCCCTCGAAGACACCCTTTCGCGGCGGGGCGCAATGGCGCTGGCGGCGTCGTTCGCCGGGCCGCTGGCAGCGATCGCGTGCACGGGCGCTGCAGTGCGGCAGTACGGGCGCTTCGGCGTCCGTCGGGTCGAACTTTCCCTCGCGTCGCTGCCGGCCGATCTTGACGGCGTCACGATCGCCCATGTGACCGACGTTCATGCCGGTCAGTTCTTCGACACCGACGCCGCCGCCCGGCTGGCGGACATGGTCAACGGCCTTAACGCCGACCTGGTTGCCTTCACCGGCGACCTGCTCGACCGCGGATTGCTCTCGCGCTTGCCGATCGGCATGCGCTTTCTCGAGCGGCTGGATCGTCGCCATGGCTTTGCGTTTATTGAAGGAAACCATGACGTGCACGAAGACGCGCTGGCGTTCGAGAAAGCAATGCTCGACGCCGGCGTGCCACTGCTGATGGACCAGGAGCGGACTTACGCCATCCCCGGTCGCTCGACTGCAGTGCAGTTTCTGGGCGTCTCTTGGGGACCGCTGAAGTACGACGATGACGACGATACCTCGATAGACCCGCCCAACCCCAGAAAGCCCGGGCGGGCCTGGTCGGATGCCTGGGCGGCTTCTTCGACGGCCGCGGTCGCCGCGATGCGCCGCCCCGGCGCGTTCCCCATTCTTCTGGCTCACCATCCGCACACCATTGCGCCGGCGTCGGCGCTCAATCTTCCACTGACGCTCGCCGGTCATACGCATGGCGGGCAACTGATGCTGACCGACAACATCGGCGCAGGCCCCGTCCGGTTCAAATACTGGACCGGGGAGCACCTCGTCGGCAACAGCAAACTGATGATCTGTAACGGCGTCGGAAGCTGGTTTCCGCTCCGATTCAACGCGCCTGCGGAAGTGTTGCATCTGACGCTGCGGCGCGGCGACGGTGTCCAAGGCCGTTAG
- a CDS encoding D-hexose-6-phosphate mutarotase, whose product MDFNTLRDKFHQPGTLEITPGEGGLPRLTVISPVSTAEIYLHGAHVTQFTPRGEPPLMFMSRKSHYVDGKPIRGGVPLIFPWFGPNLADPKLPAHGFIRTRAWKLESVTRGEQGAVAVRLTLAPDAQAREIWPREFALAFTVTVGATLEMAMSVTNTGDRPFRFEEAMHTYLAVSDIRNISIDGLAGRTFIDKMDHAAHKTQPSGPFGITGETDRVYLNTPDTVVVTDPAGSSSRGPRMIAVSKQGSASTVVWNPWIAKAAAMADFGDDEWPGMLCIETANAADNALSLEPGQSHTMSATIALL is encoded by the coding sequence ATGGATTTCAACACTCTCCGAGACAAGTTCCATCAGCCCGGCACCCTTGAGATCACACCCGGTGAAGGCGGACTTCCCAGGCTTACGGTCATTTCCCCGGTGTCCACTGCCGAGATCTATCTTCACGGCGCACACGTGACGCAGTTCACTCCCCGTGGCGAACCGCCATTGATGTTCATGAGCCGGAAGAGCCACTATGTCGACGGCAAGCCGATCCGCGGCGGCGTTCCGCTGATTTTTCCATGGTTCGGGCCGAACCTCGCCGACCCCAAGCTGCCGGCGCACGGCTTCATTCGCACCCGGGCCTGGAAGCTGGAGTCCGTCACCCGCGGCGAACAGGGCGCGGTTGCCGTTCGCTTGACGCTTGCCCCGGATGCCCAGGCCCGCGAGATCTGGCCGCGCGAGTTTGCATTGGCTTTTACCGTCACAGTCGGCGCGACCCTGGAGATGGCGATGTCGGTGACCAACACCGGCGACCGACCCTTCCGCTTCGAAGAGGCGATGCACACCTACCTGGCCGTGTCGGACATCCGCAACATCAGCATCGACGGTCTGGCCGGGCGCACGTTCATCGACAAGATGGACCATGCGGCCCACAAAACCCAGCCGAGCGGCCCTTTCGGAATCACCGGAGAGACCGACCGCGTTTACCTGAACACGCCGGATACGGTGGTGGTGACCGACCCGGCAGGATCGTCCTCCCGCGGCCCGCGAATGATCGCGGTATCGAAGCAGGGATCGGCCAGCACGGTCGTCTGGAATCCCTGGATCGCCAAGGCCGCCGCGATGGCGGATTTCGGCGACGACGAATGGCCGGGCATGCTGTGCATCGAGACCGCCAACGCCGCCGACAACGCGCTATCCCTGGAGCCGGGGCAAAGCCATACGATGTCTGCGACGATCGCACTGCTCTGA
- a CDS encoding DUF429 domain-containing protein — MDFSGAKLAGRNIWLAVAEPLIGLDVAPGVPKLRLKSLDRLEDLCGTAERAPALAYLVERVRSADSMLTAADFPFGLPIEVVPDCVDWPGQLADLGAWPGDANALGTECVRRARRLGDKMHIRRTTDTDSKTPFDCYHYRIIYQTFHGMRDVLLPLSAEERVAILPFQYSRLKRAANVVVEACPSSTLKRLGLPHQNYKQPTGGPLTAKRRRTRLAILAGLRTLIEMGDRQVRSTMRNPGADALDAVIAAVGGWFGWRTADHKAIAAHARYGLEGYVYF; from the coding sequence GTGGACTTCAGCGGCGCGAAACTCGCGGGGCGGAACATCTGGCTCGCAGTCGCCGAGCCGCTGATCGGCCTCGACGTGGCACCGGGCGTTCCGAAGCTTCGCCTGAAATCGCTGGATCGTCTGGAAGATCTCTGCGGCACGGCCGAACGCGCACCGGCGCTGGCGTATCTCGTTGAGCGTGTCCGATCGGCAGACAGCATGCTGACCGCGGCCGATTTCCCCTTTGGCCTGCCGATCGAGGTGGTCCCCGACTGTGTCGACTGGCCAGGCCAGCTCGCGGATCTCGGCGCCTGGCCGGGCGATGCCAATGCGCTAGGAACCGAATGCGTTCGTCGGGCGAGACGGCTCGGTGACAAGATGCACATTCGCCGAACGACGGACACCGACTCGAAGACGCCGTTCGACTGTTACCACTACCGGATCATCTACCAGACATTCCATGGCATGCGCGATGTGCTGCTGCCATTGAGCGCTGAGGAGAGGGTTGCGATTCTGCCGTTTCAGTATTCCCGGCTGAAGCGGGCAGCCAATGTGGTGGTCGAGGCATGCCCGTCCAGCACCCTCAAGCGATTGGGTTTACCGCACCAGAACTATAAGCAGCCGACCGGCGGACCCCTGACGGCCAAACGCCGTCGCACCCGGCTCGCGATTCTCGCGGGGCTTCGGACCTTGATCGAGATGGGTGACCGTCAGGTCCGTTCGACGATGCGCAATCCCGGCGCCGATGCACTGGACGCGGTGATCGCCGCAGTGGGCGGGTGGTTCGGGTGGCGAACTGCCGACCATAAAGCGATCGCCGCCCACGCCCGCTACGGCTTGGAGGGGTACGTTTATTTCTAA
- the glsA gene encoding glutaminase A, with protein sequence MPHSQTSESAIHRRLAEIHRRHLSNTSGQVATYIPELAKADPNAFGIAMATLDGTVYEVGDSRQPFTIQSISKPFVYGLALEDRGQEHVLKRVGVEPTGEAFNSIVFDERGNRPFNPMVNAGAIATTAMVAGDSHQHRLNRILDLFQRFAGEPLTIDEAVYRSEKSTGHRNRAITYLELNSNMIEEPVEEHLDLYFRQCSILVTARHLAIMAATLANNGVNPVTGERALEPRYMRNLLSVMCSCGMYDFSGEWIYRVGLPAKSGVAGGIVAVLPGQFGIGVFSPPLDVQGNSVRGIGVCEDLSTHFSLHLFDKNMPLSVALRRSYRCNQVRSKRMRRPSHQAILDQAGSKVQVHVLQGDLFFASMERVIRHMASELTDVKYLVLDGRHISRLDASAQSLLADDFQHLGEAGVKLLFAGLPHLLRVELLLDTKLPWSMHDFVDSIDEALEWCEDRLIEQAERAGDGDAGLITLSEMDIAAHLDAEELDLLSSLLVRRSFAPGETIIREGAAADEVFMLIAGSATISVQVPGNNRRRRLGAVGEGVTFGELALFEGGTRSADVIADVPTECFVLPVAALHDVAPEKPNLLVKLLRNVGRTLSRRLRQANAEIRTLD encoded by the coding sequence ATGCCCCATTCTCAAACGTCCGAATCCGCCATACACCGGCGGCTTGCTGAAATTCATCGCCGTCACCTGAGCAATACCTCAGGCCAGGTCGCAACTTACATCCCCGAGCTTGCCAAGGCCGACCCGAACGCCTTCGGTATTGCCATGGCCACTCTGGATGGCACGGTCTATGAAGTGGGTGATTCCCGGCAGCCGTTCACTATCCAGTCGATCTCCAAGCCGTTCGTTTACGGCCTTGCGCTCGAGGACCGGGGCCAGGAGCATGTGCTGAAGCGTGTCGGCGTCGAGCCGACCGGCGAAGCATTCAATTCCATCGTGTTCGACGAACGGGGGAATCGCCCGTTCAATCCGATGGTCAATGCCGGTGCGATCGCCACGACGGCAATGGTCGCCGGCGACTCGCATCAGCACCGGCTTAATCGCATCCTCGACCTCTTTCAACGATTCGCCGGCGAGCCGCTGACCATCGATGAAGCGGTCTATCGTTCGGAGAAATCGACGGGGCACCGAAACCGGGCCATCACCTATCTGGAACTCAACTCCAACATGATCGAGGAGCCGGTCGAGGAGCATCTCGACCTCTACTTCCGACAGTGCTCCATTCTCGTCACCGCGCGGCATCTGGCGATCATGGCTGCCACGCTGGCCAACAACGGCGTAAACCCAGTCACCGGCGAGCGTGCCCTCGAGCCCCGCTACATGCGCAACCTGCTCAGTGTGATGTGCAGTTGCGGCATGTACGACTTTTCCGGCGAATGGATTTACCGCGTCGGTCTTCCGGCAAAGAGCGGCGTGGCCGGCGGTATCGTGGCGGTACTGCCCGGACAGTTCGGCATCGGCGTCTTCTCGCCGCCGCTCGACGTGCAGGGCAACAGCGTGCGCGGCATTGGCGTTTGTGAAGACCTCTCGACCCACTTCAGCCTGCACCTGTTCGACAAGAACATGCCGCTCAGCGTTGCGCTGCGACGGAGCTACCGCTGCAATCAGGTCCGTTCCAAACGCATGCGACGGCCCAGCCACCAGGCGATTCTCGATCAGGCTGGCTCAAAAGTGCAGGTTCACGTATTGCAGGGCGACTTGTTCTTCGCGTCAATGGAACGGGTGATACGCCACATGGCGTCGGAACTCACGGACGTCAAGTACCTGGTTCTCGACGGCCGACACATCAGCCGGCTTGATGCCAGTGCCCAGTCGTTGCTCGCCGACGATTTCCAGCACCTCGGAGAGGCCGGCGTAAAGCTACTCTTCGCCGGCCTGCCGCACCTGCTGCGTGTCGAACTGCTGCTCGATACCAAGCTGCCCTGGTCGATGCATGACTTCGTCGATTCGATCGACGAAGCCCTCGAATGGTGCGAAGACCGCCTGATCGAACAAGCCGAGCGCGCCGGCGACGGCGATGCCGGGCTCATTACCCTGAGCGAGATGGATATCGCCGCGCACCTCGACGCCGAAGAACTCGATTTGCTCAGTTCGCTGCTGGTCAGGCGTTCCTTTGCGCCGGGCGAGACCATTATTCGGGAGGGTGCAGCCGCGGACGAAGTTTTCATGCTCATCGCCGGGAGCGCGACCATCAGTGTGCAGGTGCCGGGCAACAATCGGCGTCGACGGCTCGGTGCGGTCGGCGAAGGCGTGACCTTCGGCGAGTTGGCGCTCTTCGAGGGCGGCACCCGCAGCGCGGACGTCATTGCCGACGTCCCCACGGAGTGTTTCGTTCTGCCCGTCGCGGCGCTTCACGACGTCGCCCCGGAGAAGCCGAACCTGCTGGTCAAGCTGTTGCGGAATGTCGGGCGGACGCTTTCCCGCAGGTTGCGGCAGGCGAACGCTGAAATCAGGACGCTGGACTGA
- a CDS encoding metallophosphoesterase: MTSKSPKIPGLEKLNPFYKPWKLGIDRREFLALIAAGVTWTAVSARGADPVPPTGRPKGKGGGGGGEFALPPSLAGFAELSVVFGRPTDRSVTASVLAKTPSECFLEIGTAPGKYTRKTGVMPLPAASPVETLIDRLEPNTVYYYRLQHRAAGGPTFSARPECRFATQRAPGSTFSFTLQGDSHPERMGKVSDPELYARTLQLAATTAPDFHICIGDDFSVERVRTVSPDALAVPYLLQRPFLGLIGQTSPVFLMNGNHEQASLYNYSQSDARRDVAVGVQVARNRLYPTPSVGGFYSGDNAPWKDIGELKSYCAWTWGDALFVLLDNYWHSPALVDTGWHGEDANQKPDGGGGGGPKAKGGGGPKGGKDAGGRDRDWWGISIGDAQYHWFKRTLEQSKAKYKFVFAHHVLGSGRGGVEEADLYEWGGKDRRGVSEFAAKRPGWELPIHALMAKHKVNIFFQGHDHLYCRQEKDGVVYQELPMPSDYTYAALNDERYPAGTKLPNSGYVRVTVSPAEAKVEYIRTYLPKDEAADRKSGTVAHSYSVRSAIG, encoded by the coding sequence ATGACTTCCAAATCCCCCAAGATTCCAGGACTGGAGAAACTGAACCCGTTCTACAAGCCATGGAAGCTCGGTATAGACCGTCGTGAGTTCCTGGCGCTGATCGCTGCGGGCGTGACCTGGACGGCGGTTTCGGCGCGCGGAGCTGATCCGGTGCCGCCGACAGGCCGGCCCAAAGGTAAAGGTGGTGGTGGAGGAGGGGAGTTTGCACTCCCTCCGTCGTTGGCAGGATTTGCAGAGTTATCCGTGGTCTTCGGCCGGCCGACCGACCGGTCCGTAACTGCCAGCGTTCTGGCAAAAACCCCGAGTGAGTGCTTCCTTGAGATCGGCACCGCTCCCGGCAAATACACCCGCAAGACGGGTGTCATGCCGCTGCCCGCCGCGTCGCCTGTCGAAACACTGATCGATCGGCTCGAACCCAACACGGTGTATTACTACCGCCTGCAGCATCGCGCCGCGGGTGGCCCAACATTCTCAGCGCGTCCGGAGTGCCGTTTTGCCACGCAGCGTGCTCCCGGCAGCACATTTTCGTTCACGCTTCAAGGCGATTCGCACCCGGAGCGAATGGGCAAAGTAAGCGACCCCGAACTCTATGCCCGCACGCTGCAGCTCGCTGCGACGACCGCTCCGGATTTCCACATCTGCATCGGCGACGACTTCAGCGTCGAGCGGGTGCGAACAGTCAGCCCGGACGCGCTGGCAGTTCCGTACCTGCTGCAACGCCCGTTTCTAGGTCTGATCGGGCAGACGTCGCCGGTCTTCCTGATGAACGGAAACCACGAGCAGGCATCGCTCTACAACTACAGCCAGTCCGATGCACGCCGCGATGTAGCCGTTGGCGTGCAAGTCGCACGGAACCGCCTCTACCCGACGCCGTCGGTCGGCGGGTTCTATAGCGGCGATAATGCTCCCTGGAAGGATATCGGCGAGCTCAAAAGCTACTGTGCCTGGACCTGGGGTGATGCCCTTTTCGTGTTGCTCGACAACTACTGGCACTCGCCGGCCCTGGTGGACACCGGATGGCACGGCGAAGACGCCAATCAGAAGCCGGACGGCGGTGGTGGAGGCGGGCCAAAAGCAAAAGGTGGCGGGGGACCCAAGGGTGGCAAGGACGCAGGCGGCAGAGACCGCGACTGGTGGGGCATTTCCATCGGCGACGCCCAGTATCACTGGTTCAAACGAACCCTTGAGCAGAGCAAGGCCAAATACAAGTTCGTGTTCGCGCACCACGTACTTGGCTCGGGTCGCGGTGGTGTCGAAGAAGCCGACCTCTACGAGTGGGGCGGAAAAGACCGCCGAGGCGTTTCAGAGTTTGCGGCCAAGCGACCCGGCTGGGAACTGCCGATCCACGCACTGATGGCCAAGCATAAGGTGAACATTTTCTTCCAGGGTCACGATCACCTCTATTGCCGACAGGAGAAGGACGGGGTGGTGTACCAGGAACTTCCGATGCCGTCCGACTACACCTATGCAGCCCTGAACGACGAACGCTATCCCGCCGGTACGAAGCTGCCCAACTCCGGCTACGTGCGTGTGACGGTTTCTCCGGCAGAGGCAAAAGTGGAGTACATCCGCACGTACCTTCCCAAGGACGAAGCCGCCGACCGCAAGAGTGGAACCGTCGCGCACAGCTATTCCGTCAGGTCGGCCATTGGATGA
- a CDS encoding ABC transporter ATP-binding protein has product MTVPERRANPTRATTSGGGVSRGVPNTSTIPRMTAAPPPTQRITYQTPTPADGQEPGQMRVFFRLIKLLRPHWGMISLGLFLLLLATPCELFPAIIWRYVTDDVVLGKGTSPRLAWFFSLGGAVEGPYALLVSAVVWLLVIYLAGEVLGTLNTWLLSRVAQRFMLGFRNRVYRKVQSQSLAYLQRQRTGDLMSRAMGDVDELQSFIVGSIDVIIGESILWIGAVIIVMSANWKVASASLAPLFLVYFLLRIFNRRIKPIYSEARDKLGDVSTRLQENLSGVVVIKIFGREPQEAERFEQATRGYYDAQIKAINARSLYFPITRTIGFMSNIAMIGVGGYFMLHDGSFTPGDVVLFRAYWWRLFGPVQTLARVNDMVQRASAAGRRIFDVLDAPDELPDAVDARPLNRVRGELELRNVSFSYDTGEKSESQANAPASGAAPAGTLPRDPVVLRDISLRISPGQTVALCGPSGSGKSTVLNLLLRFYDPTSGSILLDGQDLRSIHRGSFRSHLALVQQETFLFNDSILDNIRYGHPEATMEQVVAAATAANAHEFITRLPRGYDTKVGERGVRLSGGQKQRISIARAFLANPTVLLLDEPTSSVEPDSEAAIIAALNRLMEGRTTVLTSHRPSMIDQADQVYVIESGRVTEQGSPAALRQTEGWFSRFMKSADDHGVSPIRADKVD; this is encoded by the coding sequence ATGACGGTTCCCGAACGTCGCGCGAACCCCACGCGCGCCACCACCAGCGGCGGTGGCGTCTCGCGTGGCGTCCCCAACACCTCTACAATCCCGCGAATGACGGCAGCACCGCCGCCGACGCAGCGCATCACTTATCAGACCCCCACTCCTGCCGATGGTCAGGAGCCGGGCCAGATGCGCGTGTTCTTCCGTCTCATCAAGCTCCTGCGGCCGCACTGGGGGATGATCTCGCTTGGCCTGTTCCTGCTTCTGCTGGCGACACCTTGCGAACTGTTCCCGGCGATCATCTGGCGCTATGTCACCGACGACGTCGTTCTCGGCAAAGGCACCTCGCCGAGGCTCGCCTGGTTCTTCAGTCTCGGCGGTGCCGTCGAAGGTCCTTACGCGCTGCTGGTTAGCGCCGTCGTCTGGTTGCTTGTGATTTATCTGGCGGGCGAAGTCCTCGGCACGCTCAATACTTGGCTGCTCAGCCGGGTGGCGCAGCGGTTCATGCTCGGCTTTCGTAACCGCGTCTACCGCAAGGTGCAGTCGCAAAGTCTCGCTTACCTGCAGCGGCAGCGCACGGGCGACCTGATGAGCCGGGCGATGGGCGACGTGGACGAACTGCAGTCGTTCATCGTCGGCAGCATCGACGTAATCATCGGCGAATCGATCCTCTGGATCGGCGCGGTCATCATCGTCATGTCGGCCAACTGGAAGGTGGCCAGCGCATCCCTCGCGCCGTTGTTCCTGGTCTACTTCCTGCTGCGGATCTTCAATCGGCGAATAAAGCCGATTTACAGCGAAGCCCGCGACAAACTCGGCGATGTCTCGACGCGGCTGCAGGAGAATCTCTCGGGCGTGGTCGTGATTAAGATTTTCGGCCGCGAGCCCCAGGAAGCAGAACGATTCGAGCAGGCCACCCGAGGGTACTACGACGCGCAGATCAAGGCGATCAACGCACGATCGCTATACTTCCCGATCACTCGCACGATCGGCTTCATGAGCAACATCGCGATGATCGGCGTCGGCGGGTATTTCATGTTGCACGATGGCAGCTTCACGCCCGGCGACGTCGTTCTGTTTCGCGCCTACTGGTGGCGGCTTTTCGGCCCGGTGCAGACGCTGGCACGCGTGAACGACATGGTGCAGCGGGCCAGCGCCGCCGGCCGGCGCATCTTTGACGTGCTCGATGCTCCCGACGAACTGCCGGATGCCGTCGATGCCAGGCCGTTGAACCGCGTCCGTGGGGAGCTCGAGCTGCGAAACGTCTCTTTCTCGTACGACACCGGAGAGAAGTCCGAATCTCAGGCAAACGCGCCGGCAAGCGGCGCCGCCCCGGCTGGTACGCTGCCACGCGATCCCGTCGTTCTGCGCGATATCTCCCTGCGGATCTCTCCGGGCCAGACGGTAGCACTTTGCGGCCCCAGCGGGTCGGGCAAAAGCACGGTCCTCAATCTGCTGCTGAGGTTTTACGATCCGACGTCGGGCTCGATTCTTCTCGACGGTCAGGACCTGAGGTCCATTCATCGCGGTAGCTTTCGATCGCACCTGGCGCTCGTGCAGCAGGAGACGTTCCTGTTTAACGACAGCATTCTGGACAACATCCGCTACGGGCACCCCGAGGCGACGATGGAACAGGTCGTCGCCGCCGCAACGGCCGCCAACGCGCATGAGTTCATTACCCGCCTGCCCCGCGGGTACGACACGAAGGTCGGCGAGCGGGGCGTACGTCTCAGTGGCGGGCAAAAGCAGCGGATCAGTATCGCCAGGGCGTTTCTTGCCAACCCTACCGTCCTCCTGTTGGATGAACCGACCAGCAGTGTCGAACCCGACAGCGAAGCTGCGATCATCGCGGCGCTGAACCGTCTGATGGAAGGACGCACAACGGTTCTGACGAGTCATCGCCCGAGCATGATCGACCAGGCCGATCAGGTGTACGTCATTGAATCGGGCCGAGTCACCGAGCAGGGGTCGCCGGCCGCCCTTCGGCAGACCGAAGGATGGTTCAGCCGATTTATGAAGTCTGCCGACGACCATGGTGTGTCGCCCATTCGCGCGGACAAAGTGGATTGA